From one Nonomuraea polychroma genomic stretch:
- the pepN gene encoding aminopeptidase N, with protein MAGNLTRDEARERARLLKVESYEVALDLTEGEERFESVTTVRFSSATPGASTFIDLHGAHVRKVTLNGQDLDVAEYDAEQGRFPLPSLAESNELRIDADCAYMRTGEGLHRFVDPVDQRVYLHSQFETADAHRMYACFDQPDLKATFRLTVLAPADWEVISNAAAVHVEHLPEQAGKHGTVQAAKRWEFAVTPVMSTYITALVAGPYHKVTSEHDGIPLGLYCRASLAEHLDADNLFELTRQGFDFFHQVFGVRYPFGKYDQAFVPEFNAGAMENAGCVTFLEDYVFRSRVTDAVVERRAETILHEMAHMWFGDLVTMRWWDDLWLNESFATYMSVLAQAEATRWGKGAWTTFANVEKAWAYRQDQLPSTHPIAADIPDMQAVEVNFDGITYAKGASVLKQLVAYVGLDNFLAGVRDYFNEHAWGNTELKDLLDALERTSGRDLSAWSKEWLETSWVNTLRPSFEVSDGRFTRFEVLQEAPADYPTLRSHRIAIGLYSLVDGKLTRTKRVELDVVGARTGVAELVGEEQPDLVLLNDDDLTYAKVRLDEDSLRTLVDGGIVKFTESLPRALCWSAAWDMTRDGEMSTRDYVRLVVSGAGTVTDITVLQTILRQARMAAQQYADPAWRPEGMALLAGELRSLLRAAEPGSDRQLAYVQAFAPVATSAEDLDVIQGILDGTDVPLGLSVDADLRWTLVHALVTGERMGEADIAAELERDPTATGERSAAHCRAAIPAAEAKNAAWERILSGKLANHIARATIGGFQDPHHPELLEPFRAKYFAEVGRVYKEWTYDQASSFAVGCFPSLLIEQATVQAADDYLAAEQPPQALRRMILEGADGVRRALRNREKDAASA; from the coding sequence TTGGCAGGCAATCTGACCCGGGACGAGGCACGCGAGCGCGCCCGGCTGCTGAAGGTCGAGTCGTACGAGGTCGCACTCGACCTGACGGAAGGGGAGGAGCGCTTCGAGAGCGTCACGACCGTCCGCTTCAGCAGCGCCACCCCGGGGGCGTCCACCTTCATCGACCTGCACGGCGCGCACGTGCGCAAGGTGACGCTGAACGGCCAGGACCTCGACGTGGCCGAATACGACGCGGAGCAGGGCCGTTTCCCGCTCCCCTCGCTCGCTGAGTCCAATGAGCTGCGGATCGACGCGGACTGCGCCTACATGCGCACCGGCGAGGGCCTGCACCGGTTCGTCGACCCCGTCGACCAGCGCGTCTACCTGCACAGCCAGTTCGAGACGGCCGACGCCCACCGCATGTACGCGTGCTTCGACCAGCCCGACCTCAAGGCCACGTTCCGGCTGACCGTGCTGGCCCCCGCCGACTGGGAGGTGATCTCCAACGCCGCCGCCGTCCACGTGGAGCACCTGCCGGAGCAGGCCGGCAAGCACGGCACGGTGCAGGCGGCCAAGCGGTGGGAGTTCGCGGTCACGCCGGTCATGTCGACCTACATCACGGCACTGGTCGCCGGGCCGTACCACAAGGTCACCTCGGAGCACGACGGCATCCCGCTCGGCCTCTACTGCCGGGCCTCGCTCGCCGAGCACCTCGACGCCGACAACCTCTTCGAGCTCACCCGGCAGGGCTTCGACTTCTTCCACCAGGTGTTCGGCGTGCGTTACCCGTTCGGGAAGTACGACCAGGCCTTCGTGCCGGAGTTCAACGCCGGCGCCATGGAGAACGCCGGCTGTGTGACGTTCCTGGAGGACTACGTCTTCCGCTCCCGCGTCACCGACGCGGTGGTCGAGCGGCGCGCCGAGACGATCCTGCACGAGATGGCGCACATGTGGTTCGGCGACCTCGTCACCATGCGCTGGTGGGACGACCTGTGGCTGAACGAGTCGTTCGCCACCTACATGTCCGTGCTCGCCCAGGCCGAGGCCACCCGGTGGGGCAAGGGCGCGTGGACGACGTTCGCCAACGTGGAGAAGGCCTGGGCCTACCGCCAGGACCAGCTGCCGTCCACCCACCCGATCGCCGCGGACATCCCGGACATGCAGGCGGTCGAGGTCAACTTCGACGGCATCACGTACGCCAAGGGCGCCTCGGTGCTCAAGCAGCTGGTCGCGTACGTGGGGCTGGACAACTTCCTGGCCGGCGTGCGCGACTACTTCAACGAGCACGCCTGGGGCAACACCGAGCTGAAGGACCTGCTCGACGCCCTGGAGCGCACCTCCGGACGCGACCTGTCCGCCTGGTCGAAGGAGTGGCTGGAGACCTCCTGGGTCAACACGCTGCGCCCGTCGTTCGAGGTGTCCGACGGCCGGTTCACCAGGTTCGAGGTCCTGCAGGAGGCGCCGGCCGACTACCCGACCCTGCGCTCGCACCGCATCGCGATCGGCCTGTACTCCCTGGTGGACGGCAAGCTGACGCGCACCAAGCGGGTCGAGCTGGACGTGGTCGGAGCGCGGACCGGCGTGGCCGAGCTGGTCGGCGAGGAGCAGCCCGACCTGGTGCTGCTCAACGACGACGACCTGACCTACGCCAAGGTCCGGCTCGACGAGGACTCGCTGCGGACGCTGGTGGACGGCGGCATCGTCAAGTTCACCGAGTCGCTGCCGCGCGCGCTGTGCTGGTCGGCGGCCTGGGACATGACCCGCGACGGCGAGATGTCCACGCGCGACTACGTCAGGCTGGTCGTCTCGGGCGCGGGCACGGTCACGGACATCACGGTGCTGCAGACGATCCTGCGGCAGGCGCGCATGGCGGCCCAGCAGTACGCGGACCCGGCCTGGCGGCCGGAGGGCATGGCGCTGCTGGCCGGGGAGCTGCGTTCGCTGCTGCGGGCGGCCGAGCCGGGGTCGGACCGCCAGCTGGCGTACGTGCAGGCGTTCGCGCCTGTGGCCACGTCGGCGGAGGACCTGGACGTGATCCAGGGGATCCTGGACGGCACGGACGTGCCCCTCGGGCTGAGCGTGGACGCCGACCTGCGCTGGACGCTGGTGCACGCGCTGGTCACCGGCGAGCGGATGGGCGAGGCCGACATCGCGGCCGAGCTGGAGCGCGACCCCACGGCGACGGGTGAGCGGTCGGCGGCGCACTGCCGGGCCGCGATCCCGGCGGCCGAGGCCAAGAACGCGGCGTGGGAGCGGATCCTGAGCGGCAAGCTGGCCAACCACATCGCCAGGGCCACGATCGGCGGCTTCCAGGACCCGCACCACCCCGAGCTGCTGGAGCCGTTCCGCGCGAAGTACTTCGCCGAGGTCGGGCGCGTCTACAAGGAGTGGACGTACGACCAGGCGTCGTCGTTCGCGGTGGGCTGCTTCCCCTCCCTGCTCATCGAGCAGGCGACCGTGCAGGCCGCGGATGACTACCTGGCGGCCGAGCAGCCGCCGCAGGCGCTGCGCAGGATGATCCTGGAGGGCGCCGACGGCGTCCGCCGCGCGCTGCGCAACCGGGAGAAGGACGCCGCCTCCGCCTGA
- a CDS encoding ROK family transcriptional regulator — translation MAATDRGDLTRTAILALLGTGGPLSRTEIARELDLSPATVTQLTRELMGQGMVEELDLKPSRGGRPAVRLGLVGGAGRALGVKVTADHLVLVDVRLDGEVLGSWERPFDPSSADALDELAAAVESVVPGDGPPLLGVGVGVPGSVDDQAVGTVNAPTLGWQAMPVGEQLRRRLRLPVLVENDVNALAAAERLYGRGRTHRDFLVVTIGRGVGAAIVADGRVYRGARGGAGEFGHLPVAPDGPVCGCGARGCLEAFVGSAGLLAAAHAKTADRGDVRAVPDGRDGHGDGRDPLGAVAALGRAATAGDAVARGVFEEAGAILGRATAGLINVVDPEVVVVLGEGTADWPLWQDGFERALRAQLYPGRRDISIEVESWDDTSWAQGAAALVLATPFDAAGAAGEQGRLVRARLIGATS, via the coding sequence ATGGCAGCCACTGATCGCGGCGACCTCACCAGGACGGCGATCCTGGCCCTGCTGGGCACCGGCGGGCCGCTGAGCCGCACTGAGATCGCACGCGAACTGGATCTCAGCCCCGCCACCGTCACGCAGCTCACCCGCGAGCTCATGGGACAGGGCATGGTGGAGGAGCTCGACCTCAAGCCGTCGCGTGGCGGGCGGCCCGCCGTGCGGCTCGGGCTGGTCGGCGGGGCCGGGCGGGCGCTGGGCGTCAAGGTGACGGCCGATCACCTGGTGCTGGTGGACGTGCGGCTGGACGGCGAGGTGCTGGGGTCGTGGGAGCGGCCGTTCGACCCGTCCTCGGCGGACGCGCTCGACGAGCTGGCGGCGGCCGTGGAGTCGGTGGTGCCGGGCGACGGGCCGCCGCTGCTCGGGGTCGGGGTCGGGGTGCCGGGCAGCGTGGACGACCAGGCGGTCGGCACGGTGAACGCGCCGACGCTCGGCTGGCAGGCGATGCCGGTCGGCGAGCAGCTGCGGCGCCGGCTGCGGCTCCCGGTGCTGGTGGAGAACGACGTGAACGCGCTGGCGGCGGCCGAGCGGCTCTACGGGCGGGGGCGTACGCACCGGGACTTCCTCGTGGTGACCATCGGCCGCGGCGTCGGCGCCGCGATCGTCGCGGACGGCCGGGTGTACCGGGGGGCGCGCGGCGGCGCCGGCGAGTTCGGCCACCTTCCGGTGGCCCCGGACGGCCCGGTGTGCGGCTGCGGCGCCCGTGGCTGTCTGGAGGCGTTCGTGGGCTCGGCCGGCCTGCTCGCGGCGGCCCACGCCAAGACCGCCGACCGTGGGGACGTCCGCGCCGTGCCCGACGGGAGGGACGGGCACGGCGACGGGCGTGATCCGCTCGGGGCGGTGGCGGCGCTCGGGCGCGCCGCCACGGCCGGAGACGCTGTGGCGCGGGGGGTGTTCGAGGAGGCCGGGGCCATTCTGGGGCGGGCCACGGCAGGGCTGATCAACGTCGTGGACCCGGAGGTGGTGGTGGTGCTCGGCGAGGGCACCGCGGACTGGCCGCTCTGGCAGGACGGCTTCGAGCGGGCGCTCAGGGCTCAGCTCTATCCGGGGCGGCGCGACATCTCGATCGAGGTGGAGAGCTGGGATGACACCAGCTGGGCGCAGGGCGCGGCGGCGCTGGTGCTGGCCACCCCGTTCGACGCGGCAGGCGCCGCGGGAGAGCAGGGCCGCCTGGTGCGCGCCCGCCTGATAGGGGCGACGTCATGA
- a CDS encoding carbohydrate ABC transporter permease, which translates to MTAPDTLAPARPKAAPPAPRKQRKGWRYAGTVAVFLLPSLVPLTLYTIIPMLGSLWTSLHEWDLITEMRWVGLGNYIELIGDPETRAAFLHTLSFIAGYLPLVYAGGLGLAMLLNRAMAGRSLLRGIYFLPVITSWVVVALMWKWLLNPASGIVNWALGLFGVSGPGWWTDPDWAMPSVILASAWKDLGFVMIILLAGLQAIPREYQEAAMVDGATPWRRFRHITLPLLSPSTFFVVVISLINGFQVFDQVKIMTGGGPGGATQVVVSQIYDLTFRYGRAGAASALSWLLFAVVLIVTIIQIRGQKRWVTYG; encoded by the coding sequence ATGACCGCCCCTGACACGCTGGCCCCGGCCCGGCCGAAGGCGGCTCCGCCGGCCCCGCGGAAGCAACGCAAGGGCTGGCGGTACGCCGGCACCGTCGCGGTGTTCCTGCTGCCGAGCCTCGTCCCCCTGACGCTCTACACGATCATCCCGATGCTCGGCTCGCTCTGGACGAGCCTGCACGAATGGGACCTCATCACCGAGATGCGCTGGGTCGGCCTCGGCAACTACATCGAGCTGATCGGCGATCCGGAGACCCGGGCGGCCTTCCTTCACACGCTCTCCTTCATCGCCGGTTACCTGCCGCTCGTCTACGCGGGCGGGCTCGGGCTGGCGATGCTGCTCAACCGGGCGATGGCCGGGCGCAGCCTGCTGCGGGGCATCTACTTCCTGCCGGTGATCACCAGCTGGGTGGTCGTGGCGCTGATGTGGAAGTGGCTGCTCAACCCGGCCAGCGGCATCGTCAACTGGGCTCTCGGCCTGTTCGGGGTCAGCGGCCCCGGCTGGTGGACCGACCCGGACTGGGCGATGCCCTCGGTCATCCTGGCCTCGGCCTGGAAGGACCTGGGCTTCGTGATGATCATCCTGCTGGCCGGGCTGCAGGCGATCCCCCGCGAGTACCAGGAGGCCGCCATGGTCGACGGCGCCACGCCGTGGCGCAGGTTCCGGCACATCACGCTCCCGCTGCTGTCCCCCTCGACGTTCTTCGTGGTGGTGATCTCGCTGATCAACGGCTTCCAGGTCTTCGACCAGGTCAAGATCATGACTGGTGGCGGGCCGGGCGGGGCGACGCAGGTCGTGGTGTCGCAGATCTACGACCTCACGTTCAGGTACGGCCGGGCCGGCGCGGCCTCGGCGCTGTCGTGGCTGCTGTTCGCGGTCGTGCTGATCGTGACGATCATCCAGATCCGTGGCCAGAAGCGGTGGGTGACCTATGGGTAG
- a CDS encoding carbohydrate ABC transporter permease — translation MGRARGWIRSEARTSIGARRAELGQIARYLLVGLGALVMLFPFGWAVITSVTPGDAVLAVPPDFTPEGASLDAYGKLLETLPFWRIVLNSAWIGAASTVLQLITSAMAAYAFARLPFPGRGALFAVYLATLMMPLPVLVVPLFIEMRTFGLVDTYFALLAPTIASAFGVFLLRQAINQVPREFDEAAVLDGAGHFRIFMYVVLPLIRPALATFAIFGFMASWNSYLWPLIIIKSPEFMTLPLGLATLHGQFTTQWDVVMAGSVISVVPILILYVFAQKHVIASVAQSGLK, via the coding sequence ATGGGTAGAGCGCGAGGATGGATCCGCAGCGAAGCGAGGACATCCATCGGAGCCCGCCGAGCGGAGCTCGGCCAAATAGCACGCTACCTGCTGGTCGGGCTGGGCGCGCTGGTGATGTTGTTCCCGTTCGGGTGGGCGGTGATCACCTCCGTCACGCCGGGCGACGCCGTCCTGGCCGTGCCACCTGACTTCACGCCCGAGGGCGCGAGCCTGGACGCGTACGGCAAGCTCCTGGAGACCCTGCCGTTCTGGCGGATCGTGCTCAACAGCGCCTGGATCGGCGCGGCCTCCACCGTGCTGCAGCTCATCACCAGCGCCATGGCCGCCTACGCGTTCGCCCGGCTGCCGTTCCCCGGCAGGGGCGCGTTGTTCGCGGTGTACCTGGCGACGCTGATGATGCCGCTGCCGGTGCTGGTCGTGCCGCTGTTCATCGAGATGCGCACGTTCGGGCTCGTCGACACGTACTTCGCGTTGCTCGCGCCGACGATCGCCTCGGCGTTCGGGGTGTTCCTGCTGCGGCAGGCCATCAACCAGGTGCCGCGGGAGTTCGACGAGGCGGCCGTCCTGGACGGCGCCGGGCATTTCCGGATCTTCATGTACGTGGTGCTGCCGCTGATCCGGCCGGCGCTGGCCACGTTCGCCATCTTCGGCTTCATGGCCAGCTGGAACAGCTACCTCTGGCCGCTGATCATCATCAAGTCGCCCGAGTTCATGACGCTCCCGCTGGGCCTGGCCACGCTGCACGGCCAGTTCACCACGCAGTGGGACGTGGTCATGGCGGGGTCGGTGATCAGCGTCGTACCGATCCTCATCCTCTACGTCTTCGCGCAGAAGCACGTCATCGCCAGCGTCGCGCAGAGCGGGCTCAAGTAA
- a CDS encoding ABC transporter substrate-binding protein codes for MSRKTVITATVAAIALLASACSQGSATRATTGADGKTTVRYFTFSAAPDHLKDLDTIEKAFEKENPKVDVVVETAPFEEYFTKLQTSIAGGTAPDAFELNYENFVTYASAGSLLDLGTVAGDGDTTVYAQESLNAFKRDGKQYAVPASFSTVVLFYNKDLFEKAGVEPPTADWTWADEQAAAAKLTDRKKGVYGDFQPVQFFEFYKTLKQAGGEFLSADGKKSTFNSPEGIKAAKWLIGKVGKTMPTEAEIGGTADYDTNLFKSGKLAMWHNGIWQFAGLKDVPFEWDVVVEPGDAGKASAVFHNAVAVSSSTKAGKEAYAWARFLSSSNVAATTRIQSSWELPPVADQQVLSGYLKDPKPANRQAVFDSLKSIALPPVIKRQQEMQDAVTKHLTEAAAGRTSVEDALKAAAADVDALLG; via the coding sequence ATGTCAAGAAAAACCGTCATTACTGCCACTGTGGCGGCCATAGCGCTGCTCGCCTCCGCCTGCTCGCAGGGGTCGGCCACCAGGGCCACCACCGGCGCCGACGGCAAGACCACCGTGCGGTACTTCACGTTCTCCGCGGCCCCCGACCACCTCAAGGACCTGGACACGATCGAGAAGGCCTTCGAGAAGGAGAACCCGAAGGTGGACGTGGTGGTGGAGACCGCGCCCTTCGAGGAGTACTTCACCAAGCTCCAGACCAGCATCGCCGGCGGCACCGCGCCGGACGCGTTCGAGCTCAACTACGAGAACTTCGTCACCTACGCCAGCGCCGGCTCCCTGCTCGACCTCGGCACGGTGGCCGGTGACGGCGACACCACGGTCTACGCGCAGGAGTCGCTCAACGCGTTCAAGCGCGACGGCAAGCAGTACGCCGTGCCGGCCTCCTTCTCCACGGTCGTGCTCTTCTACAACAAGGACCTGTTCGAGAAGGCCGGGGTGGAGCCGCCCACGGCGGACTGGACGTGGGCCGACGAGCAGGCCGCCGCGGCCAAGCTGACGGACCGGAAGAAGGGCGTCTACGGCGACTTCCAGCCGGTGCAGTTCTTCGAGTTCTACAAGACGCTCAAGCAGGCGGGCGGCGAGTTCCTGTCGGCCGACGGCAAGAAGTCCACGTTCAACAGCCCCGAGGGGATCAAGGCCGCTAAGTGGCTGATCGGCAAGGTGGGCAAGACGATGCCGACCGAGGCCGAGATCGGCGGCACCGCGGACTACGACACGAACCTGTTCAAGTCCGGCAAGCTCGCCATGTGGCACAACGGCATCTGGCAGTTCGCGGGGCTGAAGGACGTGCCGTTCGAGTGGGACGTGGTCGTCGAGCCCGGTGATGCCGGCAAGGCCAGCGCGGTCTTCCACAACGCCGTCGCGGTCTCGTCGAGCACCAAGGCGGGCAAGGAGGCCTACGCGTGGGCCCGTTTCCTGTCGTCGTCGAACGTCGCCGCCACCACGCGCATCCAGTCGTCCTGGGAGCTTCCGCCGGTCGCCGACCAGCAGGTGCTCTCCGGCTACCTGAAGGACCCGAAGCCGGCCAACCGGCAGGCCGTGTTCGACTCGCTCAAGTCGATCGCGCTGCCGCCGGTCATCAAGCGCCAGCAGGAGATGCAGGACGCGGTGACCAAGCACCTCACCGAGGCCGCCGCCGGCCGCACGTCCGTGGAGGACGCGCTCAAGGCCGCGGCGGCCGACGTCGACGCCCTGCTCGGATAG
- a CDS encoding glycoside hydrolase family 15 protein, translating to MSLVAHSLDVIRRLQSPTGAYPASPTFSAYRGYSWLRDGAFIAEGVSRHGDVAGADAFHAWCARVVGDRAGQVDSLVSRAARGESVPVAEMLPTRFTLDGVEGADEWWDFQLDGYGTWLWALREHATRHGRVVPGVEKGARAAARYLTAFWHLPCYDWWEEHVEQRHVATLGSIHAGLRAAVALGVLSAAEEAAALEAVEAVAELVEREGVTGGRLRKWLGSDAVDGSLLACVEPFGLYPAGHPVGAATVAEVERQLARDGGVYRYLDDTFYGGGRWVLLAGFLGWNHAAAGRPAEARRYLDWMAGQATPEGDLPEQVSDLLLAPGRLQEWLDRWGPVATPLLWSHGMYLILADELGVRA from the coding sequence TTGTCCCTCGTCGCGCACAGCCTCGACGTGATCAGAAGATTGCAGTCGCCCACCGGGGCCTATCCCGCCTCGCCCACCTTCTCCGCCTACCGCGGCTACTCGTGGCTGCGGGACGGGGCGTTCATCGCCGAGGGGGTGAGCAGGCACGGCGACGTGGCCGGGGCGGACGCCTTCCACGCCTGGTGCGCCCGCGTGGTCGGGGACCGGGCGGGCCAGGTGGACTCGCTCGTCTCCCGGGCCGCGCGCGGCGAGAGCGTGCCCGTCGCCGAGATGTTGCCGACCCGCTTCACGCTCGACGGGGTGGAGGGCGCGGACGAGTGGTGGGACTTCCAGCTCGACGGGTACGGCACGTGGCTCTGGGCGCTGCGCGAGCACGCCACCCGCCACGGCAGGGTGGTGCCCGGCGTCGAGAAGGGGGCCAGGGCGGCGGCCCGCTACCTGACGGCGTTCTGGCACCTGCCCTGCTACGACTGGTGGGAGGAGCACGTCGAGCAGCGGCACGTGGCCACGCTCGGCTCCATCCACGCGGGCCTGCGGGCCGCCGTCGCGCTCGGCGTGCTGAGCGCGGCCGAGGAGGCGGCCGCGCTGGAGGCGGTCGAGGCCGTCGCCGAGCTGGTCGAGCGGGAGGGTGTCACCGGCGGGCGGCTGCGGAAGTGGCTCGGCAGCGACGCCGTGGACGGCAGCCTGCTGGCGTGCGTGGAGCCGTTCGGGCTGTATCCGGCCGGGCATCCGGTCGGGGCGGCGACGGTCGCCGAGGTCGAGCGGCAGCTGGCCAGGGACGGCGGCGTCTACCGCTACCTCGACGACACCTTCTACGGCGGAGGCCGGTGGGTGTTGCTGGCCGGGTTTCTCGGCTGGAACCACGCGGCCGCGGGACGGCCCGCCGAGGCCCGCCGCTATCTGGACTGGATGGCCGGTCAGGCGACGCCGGAGGGGGATCTGCCGGAGCAGGTGTCGGACCTGCTGCTGGCGCCCGGGCGGCTGCAGGAGTGGCTCGACCGGTGGGGCCCGGTGGCGACGCCGCTGCTGTGGTCGCACGGCATGTATCTGATCCTCGCGGACGAGCTGGGGGTGCGGGCATGA